In Halorussus limi, a genomic segment contains:
- a CDS encoding MgtC/SapB family protein: MPGIADFLTQVPLDSEVVRIALAGALGLFLGLEREWSHKPAGIRTFTLISLLGAVFTLLDEDVLLLLGGLLVIVQGIMLGVQGLMADEEEEEGLSLTTSVSMLVSFGVGALVMQGHILVGVTVAVLSSLLLVLKRELHSLAWGMSRQELRSAVEFAILAFVIYPLLPDEQFAFGIEPRVVWLMVVTVAAIGIVNYAVVTTYGGRGIAVTGFFGGLASSTAVVGTMLDHVRQRPEAASYGVAAILLADAAMAVRNLAIALAFTFGSPKPILYGAILPLGTVILGSVAIAAYAADWSEQVDIDLESPFSLRNALGFGAIFLLVIVGGALAQQQFGSAGFYVTAILSGLVSSAGATSSAVLLYMGGTIDAQTSVFGILLATASSIVVKAALTVSAPDKSFSYRVAAWSGVLLAGSAVVAALAAV; this comes from the coding sequence GTGCCGGGTATCGCCGACTTCCTGACGCAGGTTCCCCTCGACAGCGAGGTGGTTCGCATCGCGCTGGCCGGCGCGCTGGGACTGTTCCTCGGACTGGAGCGCGAGTGGTCACACAAGCCCGCCGGCATCCGGACCTTCACGCTCATCAGCCTGCTCGGTGCGGTGTTCACCCTGCTCGACGAGGACGTTCTCCTCCTGCTCGGTGGCCTGCTCGTCATCGTGCAGGGTATCATGCTCGGCGTGCAGGGGCTGATGGCCGACGAGGAGGAAGAGGAGGGCCTGTCGCTGACGACTTCGGTGTCGATGCTGGTCTCGTTCGGCGTCGGCGCGCTCGTGATGCAGGGGCACATCCTCGTGGGCGTGACGGTGGCGGTGCTGTCGTCGCTGCTGCTCGTCCTCAAGCGCGAACTCCACAGTCTCGCGTGGGGGATGTCCCGGCAGGAGCTCCGGTCGGCCGTCGAGTTCGCCATCCTCGCGTTCGTCATCTACCCGCTCTTGCCCGACGAGCAGTTCGCCTTCGGCATCGAACCCCGCGTGGTCTGGCTGATGGTCGTCACGGTCGCGGCCATCGGCATCGTCAACTACGCCGTCGTGACGACCTACGGCGGCCGAGGAATCGCGGTCACGGGGTTCTTCGGCGGACTCGCGTCCTCGACCGCGGTCGTCGGGACGATGCTCGACCACGTGCGCCAGCGCCCCGAAGCGGCGTCCTACGGCGTGGCGGCCATCCTGCTCGCCGACGCCGCAATGGCGGTCCGGAACCTCGCCATCGCGCTGGCGTTCACCTTCGGCAGCCCGAAGCCGATTCTCTACGGCGCGATACTCCCGCTGGGCACGGTCATCCTCGGAAGCGTGGCCATCGCGGCGTACGCGGCCGACTGGTCCGAGCAGGTGGACATCGACCTCGAGAGCCCGTTCTCGCTCCGGAACGCGCTCGGGTTCGGAGCCATCTTCCTGCTGGTCATCGTGGGCGGCGCGCTCGCCCAACAGCAGTTCGGCTCCGCCGGGTTCTACGTCACCGCGATTCTCTCGGGACTGGTCTCCAGCGCGGGCGCGACCTCCTCGGCGGTCCTGCTCTACATGGGCGGCACTATCGACGCTCAGACCTCCGTCTTCGGCATCCTGCTGGCGACCGCCTCGTCCATCGTCGTGAAGGCCGCGCTGACTGTCTCGGCTCCCGACAAGAGCTTCAGCTATCGGGTCGCGGCGTGGAGCGGCGTCCTGCTCGCGGGGTCGGCGGTCGTCGCGGCGCTGGCGGCGGTGTAG
- a CDS encoding class-III pyridoxal-phosphate-dependent aminotransferase — protein MDRDTAEPAVEDMPGKRAEEWADYHHQFSAPSTYVYDFVWDFTAEAEGPFCTDVDGNVLMDFTSHVAAAPLGYNNPKIMEKFEEFDLVDPTKIAGQDFYASGGWPPEDPELPGPTQLMDRLTDLTSHYDMDTVFLSNSGAEAVENAIKICYAQGGHRAFTFDGAFHGRTLGALSLNRSKVNHRKGYPEIGGVVSVPYPSTSKEYEEKWLTDGPGGNVVADKLDPKQGVIDPDEVAYIILEPVQGEGGYRVPHDGFVSDLAEIRERYDVNVISDEIQAGMGRTGEMWGIDHLDLEPDVITSAKGLRAGATVANSEVFPKEKARLSSTWGAGKIVDSMQGVFTVDAIREYDLLDNVTERGRQMTELLEDAELPNVIDVRGRGLMLAVEFDTQERREAVVKAALKRGLLTLGCGHKTLRLLPPLDVTEREIELAFDLFSAAVEDVA, from the coding sequence ATGGACAGAGACACCGCAGAACCGGCGGTCGAAGACATGCCCGGAAAGCGAGCGGAAGAGTGGGCCGACTACCACCACCAGTTCTCTGCACCGAGCACCTACGTCTACGACTTCGTCTGGGACTTCACCGCGGAGGCGGAGGGACCGTTCTGTACCGACGTGGACGGCAACGTCCTGATGGACTTCACCAGCCACGTCGCGGCCGCGCCGCTGGGGTACAACAACCCCAAAATCATGGAGAAGTTCGAGGAGTTCGACCTCGTGGACCCGACGAAAATCGCGGGGCAGGACTTCTACGCCTCGGGTGGCTGGCCGCCCGAGGACCCGGAACTCCCCGGCCCGACCCAGTTGATGGACCGGCTGACCGACCTGACCAGCCACTACGACATGGACACCGTCTTCCTCTCGAACTCGGGCGCGGAGGCGGTCGAGAACGCCATCAAAATCTGCTACGCGCAGGGCGGCCACCGGGCGTTCACCTTCGACGGCGCGTTCCACGGCCGGACCCTCGGCGCGCTCAGCCTCAACCGCTCGAAGGTCAACCACCGGAAGGGCTACCCCGAAATCGGGGGCGTCGTCTCGGTCCCGTACCCCTCCACATCGAAGGAGTACGAGGAGAAGTGGCTCACCGACGGTCCCGGCGGCAACGTCGTGGCGGACAAACTCGACCCCAAGCAGGGCGTCATCGACCCCGACGAGGTGGCGTACATCATCCTCGAACCCGTGCAGGGCGAGGGCGGCTACCGCGTCCCCCACGACGGGTTCGTCAGCGACCTCGCCGAGATTCGCGAGCGGTACGACGTGAACGTCATCAGCGACGAGATTCAGGCCGGAATGGGCCGGACGGGCGAGATGTGGGGCATCGACCACCTCGACCTCGAACCGGACGTCATCACCTCGGCGAAGGGTCTCCGGGCCGGCGCGACGGTCGCTAACTCCGAAGTGTTCCCGAAGGAGAAGGCGCGGCTCTCCTCGACGTGGGGCGCGGGCAAAATCGTGGACTCGATGCAGGGCGTGTTCACCGTCGACGCCATCCGCGAGTACGACCTGCTCGACAACGTGACCGAGCGCGGCCGCCAGATGACCGAACTCCTCGAAGACGCCGAACTCCCGAACGTCATCGACGTGCGGGGCCGCGGCCTGATGCTCGCGGTCGAGTTCGACACCCAGGAGCGCCGCGAAGCGGTCGTCAAGGCCGCCCTCAAGCGCGGCCTGCTGACCCTCGGCTGTGGCCACAAGACGCTCCGACTCCTGCCGCCGCTCGACGTGACCGAGCGCGAAATCGAACTCGCCTTCGACCTGTTCAGCGCCGCGGTCGAAGACGTGGCCTGA
- a CDS encoding outer membrane protein assembly factor BamB family protein, whose protein sequence is MPSRRTFLAALGATTLAGCTATPNDPPKSGVEELPDPDGHAYGANGDWSSFGCNAGNTRAVGDGKAPTDGVTERWRVEVPQLRQHEPIAAGGRVYYLSDGLRALDAADGSEAWRAPEIRTLPLVRGETLYAGTTDGVVALDAPTGEPRWKRTLGEDVSVRAPATYAGKRLYVPADETLFALDPETGETDWSRQLFGRLLGSPAVHFGHYVAVASEAGKLFLVGPEGVAAGEWNFPAVPRSPPTADTDAVYVNCRDGRTYGILLENVPRRDVDWATETGWADGGLAVEDHLYANGTDDLRALDTDTGEERWRFDTGDWRHTAPALGRDTLFVGGDALYALDPTPKSVPLADGPAVRFERSFHGRVGPGPTLDDGVLYVVAQTGESAYHLLALE, encoded by the coding sequence ATGCCCTCTCGACGGACGTTCCTCGCCGCCCTCGGAGCGACGACGCTCGCCGGATGCACCGCGACGCCGAACGACCCGCCGAAGTCCGGCGTCGAAGAGCTACCGGACCCCGACGGACACGCCTACGGCGCGAACGGCGACTGGTCGAGTTTCGGCTGTAACGCCGGAAACACCCGCGCGGTCGGGGACGGGAAGGCCCCGACCGACGGCGTGACCGAGCGGTGGCGCGTCGAGGTGCCTCAACTGCGCCAGCACGAACCAATCGCGGCGGGCGGCCGCGTCTACTACCTCTCCGACGGCCTCCGCGCCCTCGACGCCGCCGACGGGTCCGAGGCGTGGCGCGCCCCCGAGATTCGGACGCTCCCGCTCGTTCGCGGCGAGACGCTCTACGCCGGGACGACGGACGGCGTCGTCGCGCTCGACGCCCCGACCGGCGAACCGCGCTGGAAGCGGACGCTCGGCGAGGATGTCTCGGTGCGAGCGCCCGCGACCTACGCCGGAAAGCGACTCTACGTCCCCGCGGACGAGACCCTCTTCGCTCTCGACCCCGAGACCGGCGAGACCGACTGGTCGCGCCAGTTGTTCGGTCGACTCCTCGGGTCCCCCGCCGTCCACTTCGGGCACTACGTCGCGGTCGCCAGCGAGGCCGGGAAACTGTTTCTCGTCGGTCCCGAGGGCGTCGCCGCGGGCGAGTGGAACTTTCCCGCCGTGCCGAGGTCCCCGCCGACGGCCGACACCGACGCGGTCTACGTCAACTGTCGCGACGGCCGGACGTACGGCATCCTCCTCGAAAACGTGCCCCGACGAGACGTCGACTGGGCGACGGAGACGGGATGGGCGGACGGCGGCTTGGCCGTCGAAGACCATCTCTACGCGAACGGCACGGACGACCTCCGCGCGCTCGACACGGACACCGGCGAGGAGCGGTGGCGGTTCGACACGGGCGACTGGCGACACACCGCGCCGGCGCTCGGCCGCGACACGCTGTTCGTCGGCGGCGACGCCCTCTACGCGCTCGACCCGACACCGAAGTCGGTGCCGCTGGCCGACGGTCCGGCGGTCCGGTTCGAACGGAGTTTCCACGGCCGCGTCGGCCCCGGCCCGACGCTCGACGACGGCGTCCTCTACGTCGTCGCTCAGACCGGCGAGTCGGCGTATCACCTTCTGGCGCTGGAGTAG
- a CDS encoding alanyl-tRNA editing protein translates to MSQLAAREPEVRSFEATVTDVDGRAVTLDESHFYAESGGQPADRGTLGGVAVADVQKRDGEIVHRLADDPDFAVGETVRAEIDDEFRTYCARAHTASHVLYGAGRKVLDELGYGGFDIGEEKVRVDFTTATDITDETLAELERLTNRAVWDSLAVSWEEIPEAEARERDEVAFNTKTEEGVMSESDTVRVVSVDGWDWAACGGTHVTNTREIGPVTLLGRSNPGEGLTRVEFAVGPTAIRRRAADVRAAREAARTLDVGMGELPEAAERVAEQVERLEADLADAKEDLLDARLADLREESVERDGGEWLVGTVSEFGPNEVADRAREAVGDDGGSPDAVVLAGEDGATFVVAATGGDPDAGDVVDDVTAEFGGGGGGSPTFAQGGGLDAGPEAVVSFLRE, encoded by the coding sequence ATGAGTCAACTCGCAGCACGCGAACCCGAAGTGCGGAGCTTCGAGGCGACCGTCACGGACGTGGACGGCCGCGCGGTCACGCTGGACGAGAGCCACTTCTACGCCGAGAGCGGCGGCCAACCCGCCGACCGCGGAACCCTCGGCGGAGTCGCAGTCGCGGACGTCCAGAAGCGTGACGGCGAAATCGTCCACCGCCTCGCCGACGACCCCGACTTCGCGGTCGGCGAGACGGTCCGGGCGGAGATAGACGACGAGTTCCGGACCTACTGTGCCCGCGCTCACACCGCGAGCCACGTCCTCTACGGCGCCGGCCGCAAGGTGCTGGACGAACTGGGCTACGGCGGGTTCGACATCGGCGAGGAGAAGGTCAGGGTGGACTTCACCACCGCGACCGACATCACCGACGAGACGCTGGCCGAACTGGAGCGCCTGACCAACCGGGCGGTCTGGGACTCGCTGGCCGTGTCGTGGGAGGAGATTCCCGAGGCGGAGGCGCGCGAACGCGACGAGGTGGCGTTCAACACCAAGACCGAGGAGGGCGTGATGAGCGAGTCCGACACCGTGCGCGTGGTCAGCGTGGACGGGTGGGACTGGGCGGCCTGCGGGGGCACCCACGTCACCAACACCCGCGAAATCGGTCCCGTGACCCTCCTCGGCCGGTCGAACCCCGGAGAAGGGCTGACCCGCGTGGAGTTCGCGGTCGGCCCGACCGCCATCCGCCGCCGGGCCGCGGACGTGCGCGCCGCCCGCGAGGCCGCCCGAACCCTCGACGTGGGCATGGGCGAACTCCCCGAAGCGGCCGAGCGCGTCGCCGAGCAGGTCGAACGACTAGAGGCCGACCTCGCGGACGCCAAAGAGGACCTGCTCGACGCGCGCCTCGCGGACCTCCGGGAGGAGTCGGTCGAGCGCGACGGCGGGGAGTGGTTGGTCGGCACCGTCTCGGAGTTCGGCCCGAACGAGGTCGCCGACCGCGCCCGCGAGGCGGTCGGCGACGACGGCGGTTCGCCCGACGCGGTGGTCCTCGCGGGCGAGGACGGCGCGACGTTCGTCGTGGCCGCGACCGGCGGCGACCCCGACGCCGGCGACGTGGTGGACGACGTGACCGCGGAGTTCGGCGGCGGGGGCGGCGGCAGTCCGACCTTCGCGCAGGGCGGCGGTCTCGACGCCGGCCCGGAGGCGGTCGTGTCGTTCCTGCGGGAATAA
- a CDS encoding acyl-CoA dehydrogenase family protein, with product MNLSDEQRAIREVVREFAVEEIRPTAAECDEEQSFPEDVWDGLADLDMTSLTVPEEYGGLDVDRLTYSVVNEEVAYGMLSVATALSVHSLATSCIAEFGDEDQKERWLPDMAEGRPVGAFALSEPQAGSNPAEMTTEAKREGDEYVINGKKQWITNGQRAGVVVLFAKTDRDDPRSVTQFVVPKDADGLEVGKKEDKLGLRASDTTSLIFDDVRIPAENRLTEEGKGLSAAFHILTGGRIGIASQSVGLAQSALDEAVAYAKDREQFDKPIADIQTIRHKIADMKTQLEAARLLTRDAARRDDEGESVEMAASMAKYFASEAAVDVTNEAVQIHGGYGYTTDFDVERLYRDSKITTIYEGTSEIQKKVIARNVLE from the coding sequence ATGAACCTCTCCGACGAGCAACGGGCCATCCGCGAGGTCGTGCGGGAGTTCGCGGTCGAGGAGATTCGCCCGACCGCGGCCGAGTGCGACGAGGAGCAGTCGTTCCCCGAAGACGTCTGGGACGGCCTCGCCGACCTCGACATGACCAGCCTCACGGTCCCCGAGGAGTACGGGGGTCTCGACGTGGACCGCCTGACCTACAGCGTCGTCAACGAGGAGGTCGCCTACGGGATGCTCTCGGTAGCGACCGCGCTCTCGGTCCACAGCCTCGCGACCTCCTGCATCGCGGAGTTCGGCGACGAGGACCAGAAAGAGCGGTGGCTCCCCGACATGGCCGAGGGCCGCCCGGTCGGCGCGTTCGCGCTCTCGGAACCGCAGGCCGGGTCGAACCCCGCCGAGATGACCACCGAGGCGAAGCGAGAGGGCGACGAGTACGTCATAAACGGCAAGAAGCAGTGGATAACCAACGGCCAGCGCGCGGGCGTCGTCGTCCTGTTCGCCAAGACCGACCGCGACGACCCCCGGTCGGTCACGCAGTTCGTCGTCCCCAAAGACGCCGACGGACTGGAGGTCGGCAAGAAGGAGGACAAACTCGGCCTGCGGGCGAGCGACACCACCAGCCTGATTTTCGACGACGTGCGCATTCCGGCGGAGAACCGCCTGACCGAGGAGGGCAAGGGACTGTCGGCGGCGTTCCACATCCTGACCGGCGGGCGCATCGGCATCGCCAGTCAGTCGGTCGGACTGGCCCAGTCCGCGCTCGACGAGGCCGTCGCGTACGCCAAGGACCGCGAGCAGTTCGACAAGCCCATCGCCGACATCCAGACCATCCGGCACAAAATCGCCGACATGAAGACCCAACTGGAGGCCGCGCGCCTGCTGACCCGCGACGCCGCCCGGCGCGACGACGAGGGAGAGAGCGTCGAGATGGCCGCCAGCATGGCGAAGTACTTCGCCAGCGAGGCCGCGGTGGACGTGACCAACGAGGCGGTCCAGATTCACGGCGGCTACGGCTACACCACCGACTTCGACGTGGAACGACTCTATCGGGACTCGAAGATTACGACCATCTACGAGGGCACTTCCGAAATTCAGAAGAAGGTCATCGCCCGGAACGTGTTGGAATAG
- a CDS encoding HAD family hydrolase, with protein sequence MTETDASDAEAVVYDLDGTLVRLAVDWEDVERRLADLLEREGVDADPLSAWDLLSAAEELGVGGEADALIAAAERDGAEVSERLPLADELLDREMPVGVCSLNHEEAVRIALDRHDLTEHVESVVGRGTVPERKPHPRALLAAVEELGVEPEDVLFVGDSASDEETAERAGTQFEWV encoded by the coding sequence GTGACCGAAACTGACGCCAGCGACGCAGAGGCGGTCGTCTACGACTTGGACGGGACGCTCGTCCGCCTCGCGGTGGACTGGGAAGACGTGGAGCGCCGACTGGCCGACCTGCTGGAACGCGAGGGCGTGGACGCCGACCCGCTGAGCGCGTGGGACCTCCTCTCGGCCGCCGAGGAGTTGGGCGTCGGCGGCGAGGCCGACGCCCTCATCGCGGCGGCGGAACGCGACGGGGCCGAGGTCTCCGAGCGCCTGCCCCTCGCCGACGAACTCCTCGACCGCGAGATGCCGGTGGGCGTCTGCTCGCTCAACCACGAGGAGGCGGTCCGAATCGCGCTCGACCGCCACGACCTCACCGAACACGTCGAGAGCGTCGTGGGTCGGGGCACCGTGCCCGAGCGCAAGCCCCATCCGAGGGCGTTGCTGGCGGCGGTCGAGGAGTTGGGCGTCGAACCCGAGGACGTGCTGTTCGTCGGCGACTCGGCGAGCGACGAGGAGACCGCAGAACGGGCCGGGACGCAGTTCGAGTGGGTCTAA
- a CDS encoding DUF5822 domain-containing protein, which translates to MPEPVETHDPEGVDYGWVMQTTFVVTIVVGAPVVAVVAWLVGVSLPTWAARAEFAIRVGALVWFVVAVGVFLYARRVEDASAAEDTASKSEN; encoded by the coding sequence GTGCCCGAACCAGTCGAGACTCACGACCCCGAAGGCGTCGATTACGGGTGGGTGATGCAGACCACCTTCGTCGTCACCATCGTCGTCGGTGCGCCCGTGGTCGCCGTCGTCGCGTGGCTCGTCGGGGTCTCGCTGCCGACGTGGGCGGCCCGGGCCGAGTTCGCGATTCGGGTCGGCGCACTCGTCTGGTTCGTCGTCGCGGTAGGGGTTTTCCTGTACGCGAGACGGGTGGAAGACGCCTCAGCGGCGGAAGACACCGCCTCGAAGTCCGAAAATTAG
- the panB gene encoding 3-methyl-2-oxobutanoate hydroxymethyltransferase, with amino-acid sequence MATTVQDLAEMAGDEEITMLTAYDAPTAAIVDEAGVDVILVGDSMGNAVLGHDSTLPVTVSEMQSRTAAVARATGDAMVVADMPFLSYGVDEGEAVENCGRMLKEAEANAVKLESGPHTVELTERLVDLGIPVMAHLGLTPQRVNQLGGYFRQGTDEESAGEMLELAKAHEEAGAFSLVLEHVPSNVAAQITEAIDIPTIGIGAGPDTDGQVLVLNDVFGLSDRSPYFSEQFGDVKSEMERAVAGFREAVESGEFPAEEHSYSEDEIDEIY; translated from the coding sequence ATGGCGACGACGGTTCAGGACCTCGCGGAGATGGCAGGGGACGAGGAGATAACGATGCTGACCGCCTACGACGCGCCGACCGCGGCAATCGTAGACGAGGCCGGCGTCGACGTGATTCTGGTCGGCGACAGCATGGGCAACGCGGTGCTGGGCCACGACTCGACGCTCCCCGTGACCGTGTCGGAGATGCAGAGCCGGACCGCCGCGGTCGCCCGCGCGACCGGCGACGCGATGGTGGTCGCGGACATGCCGTTTCTGAGCTACGGCGTGGACGAGGGCGAGGCCGTCGAGAACTGCGGCCGAATGCTCAAGGAGGCCGAGGCCAACGCGGTCAAACTGGAGAGCGGTCCGCACACCGTCGAACTCACCGAGCGACTCGTGGACCTCGGGATTCCCGTGATGGCGCACCTCGGTCTGACGCCCCAGCGCGTCAACCAACTCGGGGGCTACTTCCGGCAGGGCACCGACGAGGAGAGCGCCGGGGAGATGCTTGAACTCGCTAAGGCCCACGAGGAGGCCGGAGCCTTCTCGCTGGTCCTCGAACACGTCCCCTCGAACGTCGCGGCACAGATAACCGAGGCCATCGACATCCCCACCATCGGCATCGGCGCCGGTCCGGACACCGACGGACAGGTCCTCGTGTTGAACGACGTGTTCGGCCTGAGCGACCGGAGTCCGTACTTCTCCGAGCAGTTCGGCGACGTGAAAAGCGAGATGGAGCGGGCCGTCGCCGGCTTCCGCGAGGCGGTCGAGTCGGGCGAGTTCCCGGCCGAGGAACACAGCTACAGCGAAGACGAGATAGACGAGATTTACTGA
- a CDS encoding alpha/beta fold hydrolase: MQQVTHHGRTTAYRVADRGGEGSPLLCVHGSGGTHEVWKGQLGRLASRRPVVALDLSGHGESEDFDADPGWETLSAYADDVLAVAEETDAGVLVGNSLGGAVALQLAIERDHGLDGLVLAGTGAKLPVLADLRRWLDSDFDRAVEFLHGEDRLFHDADSRYVELSTEAMKEVGQRVTRRDFETCHVFDVRDDLSRIEVPTLALVGEHDHLTPPEYHESLADAIPGGRYREVQGAAHLAMLEDPEGFNAALGEFLDDAGI, from the coding sequence ATGCAACAGGTCACGCACCACGGACGCACGACGGCCTACCGAGTGGCCGACCGCGGCGGCGAGGGGTCGCCGCTCCTCTGTGTCCACGGGTCCGGCGGCACGCACGAGGTCTGGAAGGGGCAACTCGGAAGACTGGCGAGCCGGCGACCGGTGGTCGCGCTCGACCTGAGCGGCCACGGCGAGTCCGAGGACTTCGACGCCGACCCCGGGTGGGAGACCCTCTCGGCCTACGCCGACGACGTGCTGGCGGTCGCCGAGGAGACCGACGCGGGCGTGCTGGTCGGCAACTCGCTGGGCGGCGCGGTCGCGCTCCAACTCGCAATCGAGCGCGACCACGGCCTCGACGGTCTCGTCCTCGCCGGGACGGGGGCGAAACTCCCCGTGCTGGCCGACCTCCGGCGCTGGCTCGACTCTGACTTCGACCGCGCGGTCGAGTTCCTCCACGGCGAGGACCGCCTGTTCCACGACGCCGACTCGCGGTACGTCGAGCTTTCGACCGAGGCGATGAAGGAGGTCGGCCAGCGCGTGACCCGCCGGGACTTCGAGACCTGCCACGTCTTCGACGTTCGGGACGACCTCTCCCGAATCGAGGTCCCGACGCTCGCGCTCGTCGGCGAACACGACCACCTCACCCCGCCGGAGTACCACGAGTCGCTCGCCGACGCGATTCCCGGCGGCCGGTACCGCGAGGTGCAGGGCGCGGCCCACCTCGCCATGCTGGAGGACCCCGAGGGGTTCAACGCCGCTCTCGGCGAGTTTCTGGACGACGCGGGAATTTGA
- a CDS encoding DUF7127 family protein: protein MSLKHITERDDVFTRRYEYEDAEVLAADLGVTGDASVDVLDDTAIVVFDGDEETQQVEFQLPDGGAEAFITNGVLTIEVGL, encoded by the coding sequence ATGTCATTGAAGCACATCACCGAACGTGACGACGTGTTCACCCGGCGCTACGAGTACGAAGACGCCGAGGTCCTCGCGGCCGACCTCGGGGTCACGGGCGACGCCTCCGTGGACGTTCTCGACGACACCGCAATCGTCGTCTTCGACGGCGACGAGGAGACTCAGCAGGTCGAGTTCCAACTGCCCGACGGAGGGGCGGAAGCGTTTATCACCAACGGCGTCCTCACTATCGAGGTGGGACTATGA